Sequence from the bacterium genome:
GCGCGAAGTCGGGGGTGATCCGCGCGCCGTCGGCGTAGCGGACCTCGACGCTGCGCGCCGCGCTGCCGGGGCAGGCCTCGAGCAGGCTGGTCACGACGATGTTCAGCGCGCGGTCGATGTGCCGGTCCTCGAGGCCGGTCACGTCCACCAGGACGTCGGTGGTGTCGAGCGTCACCCGCGTCAGCTCGCCGTTGATGATCGGCGGCATGGAGAGGACGTTCCCCTTCTCGTCCTCGAGCACGGGAACCTTGCTCCCCTTCTCGAGCAGCCGGGCGAACGCCTTCCCCTTCGGATGGCGCGCGAGGATCTCCGCCGGGTCGAGCGCCTGCGACGGGTCGCTGGTGTCGAAGCCGAGCGGCGTGAACCGCACGCCCCCCTGCTTCGCCGCGGCGCGGTAGCGGAACGCCGTGCCGGTCACCTTGGAGAAGTCGTGCACGCCGATCGCGGCCAGCTTGCGGTCGCGGCCGAGCGCCCAGTGGACGTTCTCCTGCAGCTTCATCAGCGAGCGCAGCTTGGCGTCGTCGAACTTCAGGCCGTGGACCGTCGCCGCGACGATGCGCGGGCGGTAGGTGTCCGGCCCGGCGACGCCCGGATCGACCGTCAGCGTCAGCGGCCCGCGTTCGAGCTCGTAGCGCGGCGAGCCGGCGACGTCGCCGAGGAACCCGGCGAGGCCGCGCGCGAGGCCGGCCGGATCGAACAGATCGGGGCGCACCGCGAGCAGTTCCATCCGCAGCACGCGCACGTCCCCGGCGGGGGTCGCGTGGCGCGCCGGGTCGCGCAGGTCGGCGCCGCAGCCGTCGCAGGCCGGCGGCGCGAGTTCCTCCCCTTCGCCCGACTCGGAGAGCGCGCCGCACGACGGGCAGCGCCAGCGCCGCGCCGTCGCCCAGCCTTCGACCGAAGAGCCGAAACGGTGCAGCTGAAGCTCGAGCTCCTCCGGGGGAAGTTCCCGCCCGAGGTAGCCGAACAGTTCGTCGAGAGGAATCGCTACGACCGGCACAGCGGGGTCTCCTTCAGCCAATCGAGACGGGCCAGATAAAGGTCGCGGATGTCGGAAAGGCCGAAGCGGAACATCGCCAGGCGCTCGAGCCCGAGGCCCCACGCCAGCACCGGCACGCGGCAGCCGAGCGGCTCGGTGACTTCGGGACGGAAGACGCCCGCGCCGCCCATCTCGACCCAGTCCTGCCGCGATTCCATCCAGACGAAGACCTCGACCGACGGCTCCGTGTAGGGGAAGAACGCCGGCCGGAACTGGAACCGCGGGAAGCCCATCTTGCGGTAGAACGTGCCGAGCAGCGTCAGCAGCGACGCGAACGACGCGTTCTCGTCGATCACGATGCCGTCCACCTGATGGAA
This genomic interval carries:
- the pheT gene encoding phenylalanine--tRNA ligase subunit beta, whose translation is MPVVAIPLDELFGYLGRELPPEELELQLHRFGSSVEGWATARRWRCPSCGALSESGEGEELAPPACDGCGADLRDPARHATPAGDVRVLRMELLAVRPDLFDPAGLARGLAGFLGDVAGSPRYELERGPLTLTVDPGVAGPDTYRPRIVAATVHGLKFDDAKLRSLMKLQENVHWALGRDRKLAAIGVHDFSKVTGTAFRYRAAAKQGGVRFTPLGFDTSDPSQALDPAEILARHPKGKAFARLLEKGSKVPVLEDEKGNVLSMPPIINGELTRVTLDTTDVLVDVTGLEDRHIDRALNIVVTSLLEACPGSAARSVEVRYADGARITPDFAPQEVVIDPAAAGRLIGVPWTPDEVLDLLRRMRHEARREGDKIRVFVPAWRADILHPRDLFEDVAIAYGYDRLPAVELTSATYGKPDPREERQALARRALVGQGFLEVMTLSLVSAEAARRGADGAEPVTIENPVTQDQAVVRTSLVPGLLDTLAVNLGHTYPQRLCEVGVACFVDPTTPTGGGEKLLAALAIAGDGQGYAVGRSALDQFLAEMGVPAGAAVYAPSSSDLFLPGRGAEVRLGGRTVARLGEVHPAVLERLKFVHPVVVAEVEIDALGQ